The Etheostoma cragini isolate CJK2018 chromosome 15, CSU_Ecrag_1.0, whole genome shotgun sequence genome window below encodes:
- the si:ch211-198m17.1 gene encoding uncharacterized protein PB18E9.04c isoform X1: protein MFFSYLHVVCLLGAVVKGLTTDPFTLNSSSIISTNETTSQISTESRTTRAAVIGNSNFTHPTDSPSGPTSGTKMSTASAETTHPTNTSETTNTTITPAPDRTLTTSTPTPHTSNDTTTITPTPHTSNNTTTITPTPHTSNDTTTITPTPHTSNDTTTITPTPHTSNDTTTITPTSSIIATTQSSNITTTAATTQTSNGTASTSTVTPGISTAVLTSTTLTNSTNTSTENPKSTTTPSSSTITTNATLTSPGHPPSSPTSISTSSTLPANTSSGSSTAPPSGNNTTLSPSTTTTGVTRHTTLTQSPEPTSGNTTASTTTTPVSTTPTPTISTGTNITGTTRRPTDMTTNNSTTAAPTLPPFIVCPAASCPLESICLNGTCQCLSGSFLVKGNCVPAQVFPGQLHITSLTFDNEMSNRSSAIFQRTAAEISAALKDALKNHMGYQQSDVVQLEPGSVQATVNNIFEKTNATQDSVDQAIKQAIAAAPAGGFLTNATFTATNLCEQKQLSPCDISTTTCTNTNGRADCSCKKGYISNDYTHKICTACESGWRAVGNTCQPCAFGYAGFNCNDSALLAVVVISCVLGGVLLIIVLALLIFFCWRRCSKSKEDYNSSPYSSGDINQPWPTGITPIPRATSNSYEAPPIEMAEGGNNRVPVDKYQTNGLSGSYDLNPDTMHTFKGKNPSRYSYLVQGHENPYFLQGEDKRN, encoded by the exons GACTGACAACAGATCCCTTCACACTAAATTCATCTTCAATCATCAGTACCAATGAGACAACCTCCCAGATTAGCACCGAGTCCAGGACCACCAGAGCAGCAGTTATTGGGAACAGTAACTTTACCCACCCAACTGACTCTCCATCAGGTCCAACCAGCGGTACAAAAATGTCCACCGCAAGCGCAGAGACAACTCATCCCACCAACACCAGTGAGACTACAAATACAACCATTACACCTGCTCCAGATCGCACACTGACTACAAGTACACCGACCCCACACACCAGCAACGACACAACTACTATTACACCGACCCCACAcaccagcaacaacacaactactATTACACCGACCCCACACACCAGCAACGACACAACTACTATTACACCGACCCCACACACCAGCAACGACACAACTACTATTACACCGACCCCACACACCAGCAACGACACAACTACTATTACACCGACATCCTCCATTATAGCCACGACACAGTCAAGTAACATCACAACAACTGCCGCTACCACACAAACCAGCAACGGCACAGCAAGTACAAGTACAGTAACTCCAGGAATCTCTACAGCTGTACTAACTTCAACTACACTAACAAACTCTACTAACACCTCTACTGAGAATCCCAAATCCACCACCACACCCTCATCCTCAACTATCACCACAAATGCAACACTCACCTCCCCTGGACACCCACCCTCTTCACCTACCTCCATCTCTACCTCCAGCACTCTTCCCGCAAACACCTCCTCAGGAAGTAGCACCGCACCCCCCAGTGGAAATAACACCACCCTTAGTCCCTCAACAACAACCACAGGAG TGACCCGTCACACCACTTTGACTCAATCACCTGAACCAACTAGTGGCAATACAACAGCGTCAACCACCACCACTCCAGTCTCCACCACCCCCACTCCCACCATAAGTACTGGTACCAACATCACTGGCACCACCCGACGACCAACAGACATGACCACCAACAACTCCACTACAGCTGCCCCAACCCTCCCTCCATTCATAG TGTGCCCTGCCGCCTCATGCCCACTTGAAAGCATATGTCTTAATGGTACTTGCCAGTGTCTGTCTGGTAGCTTCCTGGTAAAAGGCAACTGTGTACCTG CTCAAGTGTTCCCAGGCCAGCTTCATATCACTTCCCTGACATTTGATAATGAAATGAGCAACAGGTCCTCAGCAATATTCCAACGGACTGCAGCTGAGATCTCAGCAGCG CTCAAAGATGCCCTCAAAAATCATATGGGATATCAACAATCTGATGTTGTGCAACTTGA ACCTGGGAGTGTGCAAGCAACCGTAAATAACATATTTGAAAAGACCAATGCCACTCAAGATTCTGTTGATCAGGCCATTAAGCAAGCTATAGCAGCCGCACCAGCAGGTGGATTCTTGACTAATGCTACATTTACAG CTACAAACCTCTGTGAGCAGAAACAATTATCACCCTGTGATATCTCCACTacaacatgcacaaatacaaatgGCCGGGCTGATTGTTCCTGTAAAAAAGGCTACATCTCCAATGATTACACCCACAAAATCTGCACAG cGTGTGAAAGTGGGTGGAGGGCAGTGGGAAACACGTGTCAACC aTGTGCATTCGGATACGCTGGTTTCAACTGCAATGATT ccGCTCTGCTGGCAGTGGTGGTCATCTCCTGTGTACTGGGAGGAGTTCTTCTCATCATTGTCCTGGCTTTGCTCATATTTTTTTGCTG GCGGAGATGTTCAAAGAGCAAGGAGGACTACAACAGCAGTCCATACTCATCAGGTGACATAAACCAGCCCTGGCCCACTGGCATCACCCCTATCCCCCGTGCCACCTCTAACAGTTATGAAGCTCCTCCCATAGAAATGGCAGAAGGGGGCAACAATCGCGTCCCGGTGGACAAATATCAAACCAACGGATTG TCTGGATCATACGATCTCAACCCAGATACAATGCACACCTTCAAAGGTAAAAATCCGTCCCGGTACTCCTATCTGGTCCAAGGCCACGAGAACCCCTACTTCTTACAAGGAGAGGACAAGAGGAACTGA
- the si:ch211-198m17.1 gene encoding protein HEG homolog 1 isoform X2 translates to MFFSYLHVVCLLGAVVKGLTTDPFTLNSSSIISTNETTSQISTESRTTRAAVIGNSNFTHPTDSPSGPTSGTKMSTASAETTHPTNTMTRHTTLTQSPEPTSGNTTASTTTTPVSTTPTPTISTGTNITGTTRRPTDMTTNNSTTAAPTLPPFIVCPAASCPLESICLNGTCQCLSGSFLVKGNCVPAQVFPGQLHITSLTFDNEMSNRSSAIFQRTAAEISAALKDALKNHMGYQQSDVVQLEPGSVQATVNNIFEKTNATQDSVDQAIKQAIAAAPAGGFLTNATFTATNLCEQKQLSPCDISTTTCTNTNGRADCSCKKGYISNDYTHKICTACESGWRAVGNTCQPCAFGYAGFNCNDSALLAVVVISCVLGGVLLIIVLALLIFFCWRRCSKSKEDYNSSPYSSGDINQPWPTGITPIPRATSNSYEAPPIEMAEGGNNRVPVDKYQTNGLSGSYDLNPDTMHTFKGKNPSRYSYLVQGHENPYFLQGEDKRN, encoded by the exons GACTGACAACAGATCCCTTCACACTAAATTCATCTTCAATCATCAGTACCAATGAGACAACCTCCCAGATTAGCACCGAGTCCAGGACCACCAGAGCAGCAGTTATTGGGAACAGTAACTTTACCCACCCAACTGACTCTCCATCAGGTCCAACCAGCGGTACAAAAATGTCCACCGCAAGCGCAGAGACAACTCATCCCACCAACACCA TGACCCGTCACACCACTTTGACTCAATCACCTGAACCAACTAGTGGCAATACAACAGCGTCAACCACCACCACTCCAGTCTCCACCACCCCCACTCCCACCATAAGTACTGGTACCAACATCACTGGCACCACCCGACGACCAACAGACATGACCACCAACAACTCCACTACAGCTGCCCCAACCCTCCCTCCATTCATAG TGTGCCCTGCCGCCTCATGCCCACTTGAAAGCATATGTCTTAATGGTACTTGCCAGTGTCTGTCTGGTAGCTTCCTGGTAAAAGGCAACTGTGTACCTG CTCAAGTGTTCCCAGGCCAGCTTCATATCACTTCCCTGACATTTGATAATGAAATGAGCAACAGGTCCTCAGCAATATTCCAACGGACTGCAGCTGAGATCTCAGCAGCG CTCAAAGATGCCCTCAAAAATCATATGGGATATCAACAATCTGATGTTGTGCAACTTGA ACCTGGGAGTGTGCAAGCAACCGTAAATAACATATTTGAAAAGACCAATGCCACTCAAGATTCTGTTGATCAGGCCATTAAGCAAGCTATAGCAGCCGCACCAGCAGGTGGATTCTTGACTAATGCTACATTTACAG CTACAAACCTCTGTGAGCAGAAACAATTATCACCCTGTGATATCTCCACTacaacatgcacaaatacaaatgGCCGGGCTGATTGTTCCTGTAAAAAAGGCTACATCTCCAATGATTACACCCACAAAATCTGCACAG cGTGTGAAAGTGGGTGGAGGGCAGTGGGAAACACGTGTCAACC aTGTGCATTCGGATACGCTGGTTTCAACTGCAATGATT ccGCTCTGCTGGCAGTGGTGGTCATCTCCTGTGTACTGGGAGGAGTTCTTCTCATCATTGTCCTGGCTTTGCTCATATTTTTTTGCTG GCGGAGATGTTCAAAGAGCAAGGAGGACTACAACAGCAGTCCATACTCATCAGGTGACATAAACCAGCCCTGGCCCACTGGCATCACCCCTATCCCCCGTGCCACCTCTAACAGTTATGAAGCTCCTCCCATAGAAATGGCAGAAGGGGGCAACAATCGCGTCCCGGTGGACAAATATCAAACCAACGGATTG TCTGGATCATACGATCTCAACCCAGATACAATGCACACCTTCAAAGGTAAAAATCCGTCCCGGTACTCCTATCTGGTCCAAGGCCACGAGAACCCCTACTTCTTACAAGGAGAGGACAAGAGGAACTGA